One Paenibacillus sp. FSL W8-0186 genomic window carries:
- a CDS encoding mechanosensitive ion channel domain-containing protein, with amino-acid sequence MEFIKNQLDGYGMSEQTIGYLSNMIMVVFIAVVCILANFIAKKIVLKTIIHIVHNNRYTWDNIILEKKVFHKLSHLVPAIIIYYSASTFLPYQALIEKAALTYMIIVAIAVFNALLNAFDAIYRSFEISKIRPIKGYIQVAKIVLFIVGGIVVISNLIGQNPLIILSGLGALSAVLMLIFKDSILGLVAGVQLSSNDMVRVGDWIEMPKYNADGDVIDITLNTVKVRNFDKTITMIPSYALISDSFKNWRGMQVSGGRRIKRCIYIDTSSISFCTEEMIEEFKKIHFLTEYVTTRLDEINAYNLEHRINTESKVNGRQLTNVGVFREYIHQYLRNHPKIHQEMTLIVRQLAPGDNGLPLEIYAFSNDTNWGVYESVQADIFDHIFAVAPTFGLRAFQNPTGHDIAQLKESTQFSRGY; translated from the coding sequence ATGGAATTTATCAAAAATCAACTAGACGGATATGGCATGAGCGAACAAACCATTGGATATCTTTCGAATATGATCATGGTCGTGTTTATAGCTGTGGTCTGTATACTGGCTAATTTCATAGCCAAAAAAATTGTGTTGAAGACGATTATTCATATCGTCCATAACAATAGGTATACGTGGGACAATATTATTTTGGAGAAAAAAGTGTTTCATAAGCTGTCGCATCTCGTGCCAGCTATCATCATTTATTATTCTGCGTCCACCTTTCTGCCCTATCAAGCTTTGATTGAAAAGGCCGCATTAACGTACATGATTATCGTAGCCATTGCGGTGTTTAATGCGCTGCTCAATGCTTTTGATGCGATTTATCGTTCGTTTGAAATCTCTAAGATCAGGCCGATTAAGGGGTATATACAGGTGGCGAAGATCGTTCTATTCATCGTTGGCGGCATTGTGGTGATCTCGAACCTCATCGGCCAGAATCCCTTGATCATTCTCAGTGGCCTTGGTGCTCTATCGGCTGTTCTGATGCTCATCTTCAAGGATTCCATATTAGGCCTGGTGGCAGGCGTTCAATTATCATCGAATGATATGGTGCGTGTCGGTGACTGGATTGAAATGCCTAAATATAATGCGGACGGCGATGTGATCGACATTACGTTAAACACGGTAAAGGTTAGGAATTTCGATAAGACGATCACGATGATTCCGAGCTATGCGCTCATCTCGGACTCGTTCAAGAATTGGAGAGGCATGCAAGTATCCGGTGGCCGCAGGATTAAGCGTTGCATCTATATCGATACGAGCAGCATAAGCTTTTGTACCGAGGAAATGATTGAGGAATTCAAGAAGATTCACTTCCTTACCGAATATGTCACGACAAGATTAGATGAGATTAACGCATACAATCTGGAGCACCGGATTAATACGGAAAGCAAAGTGAACGGCAGACAGCTTACGAATGTGGGCGTATTCAGAGAATACATCCATCAATATCTGCGGAACCATCCGAAAATTCACCAGGAAATGACGCTGATTGTCAGACAGTTAGCACCGGGAGATAATGGACTGCCATTGGAAATTTACGCTTTCAGCAATGATACCAACTGGGGAGTGTATGAATCGGTTCAGGCGGATATCTTTGACCACATTTTTGCGGTTGCGCCGACATTTGGGCTACGTGCCTTCCAAAATCCAACGGGCCACGATATCGCCCAACTCAAAGAAAGCACGCAATTTTCGCGCGGGTATTGA
- a CDS encoding DUF2167 domain-containing protein: MMAWILVISILAAPLSASAEAVDETSLNWIQGSNQPLPVGDIAQVTINEDYVFLNGADIKTYIREYGQIPSDLEIGAVFPIDEDAYWIAYFEYVDSGHISDDEKTKINADKLLDSFKTGSEEANKEVAEHSRLYVDGWDIEPTYNESLRSLTWSLLLHNYKGEKIINYHVRVLTRTGYLSVILASDPEHLAADRATLERDILPNLVVNPGKTYEDFDPAVDKKSSMGLTGLILGGAGLAVAKKAGLFGLLAVLIKKFWFVLILPFVWLFNRLRGKGKNKQQEDPVEEANQADGADHSSHPSDPQQEADEDSRFKSKFELEEENKKPPTSL, from the coding sequence ATGATGGCCTGGATTCTAGTCATCAGTATCTTGGCCGCACCCTTATCTGCCAGCGCTGAAGCTGTCGATGAAACCAGCCTGAACTGGATTCAAGGCTCGAATCAACCGCTTCCCGTGGGCGACATCGCGCAAGTCACGATTAATGAGGATTACGTATTTCTGAATGGCGCTGATATCAAAACCTATATCCGAGAATATGGGCAGATCCCTTCTGATCTTGAGATCGGAGCTGTTTTTCCTATAGACGAAGATGCTTACTGGATAGCTTACTTTGAATACGTAGACTCGGGTCATATTTCGGATGACGAGAAGACAAAAATTAATGCCGACAAGCTTCTGGACAGCTTCAAAACAGGCTCAGAAGAAGCCAACAAAGAAGTTGCAGAGCATAGCCGTCTTTATGTAGATGGATGGGATATTGAACCTACATATAACGAATCCTTGCGGAGCCTCACCTGGTCTTTGCTCCTTCATAATTACAAAGGGGAGAAGATCATTAACTATCACGTCCGCGTATTGACGCGTACGGGTTATCTATCCGTCATTCTGGCCTCCGACCCTGAGCACCTGGCCGCAGACCGCGCGACTCTGGAGCGTGACATCCTGCCGAACCTCGTGGTTAACCCAGGGAAAACCTATGAGGATTTTGATCCTGCTGTCGATAAAAAATCCTCGATGGGTTTGACCGGACTCATTCTGGGCGGAGCGGGACTGGCGGTCGCCAAAAAAGCAGGACTGTTCGGCTTGCTTGCCGTCCTGATCAAAAAATTCTGGTTTGTGTTAATCCTGCCGTTCGTATGGCTGTTCAACAGGCTTCGCGGGAAAGGCAAGAATAAGCAGCAGGAAGATCCAGTTGAAGAGGCTAACCAAGCGGACGGAGCAGATCACAGCTCCCATCCAAGCGATCCGCAGCAGGAGGCTGACGAAGACTCGAGATTCAAATCCAAATTCGAATTGGAAGAGGAAAATAAAAAGCCGCCAACCTCCCTCTAG
- a CDS encoding HNH endonuclease → MDGQELTPCLPHRAWREVERSRAVWIDEGTIQLLYNPFLFRDYRKVALKRDHHTCLWCGRPATTVDHIIPSSKGGSDLPHNLLASCSDCNTKRGNRTAFSYLAENAHSAPNLIKLCWRIFRAKYRHR, encoded by the coding sequence ATGGATGGTCAAGAACTAACGCCATGTTTGCCTCATCGAGCTTGGCGGGAAGTCGAGCGTTCGCGTGCCGTCTGGATTGATGAGGGGACGATCCAATTACTGTATAACCCGTTCTTATTTCGTGACTATCGAAAAGTCGCGCTAAAACGGGATCATCACACTTGTTTGTGGTGCGGACGTCCCGCCACGACAGTGGACCATATTATCCCCTCAAGCAAAGGCGGCTCGGATCTTCCACACAATCTGCTTGCTTCATGTAGCGATTGTAATACGAAGCGAGGAAACCGTACTGCGTTCTCTTATCTTGCCGAAAATGCACATTCGGCTCCTAATCTTATCAAGCTTTGTTGGCGCATTTTTAGAGCTAAATACAGACATCGTTAA
- a CDS encoding cobalamin-independent methionine synthase II family protein: MSSKFQTVGSLLRPSELLKYKTQIEHRDDISYPFYQDFEGYEQCETEAIKAVVEKQIEHDLSIITDGEYSKSMWHLDFVWGFQGVDRYIADHGYFFRDIDGSSKYETRKDIGLRITGELSGKNHHFIGIFKQLQALAGDRETKLCVPSPSHIFGELSWSDNIGGKDAVYKDRHELKNGLVQAYKEFVEEFAAAGGKILQFDDCLWELFADDNPNSPYTGEHINQEEVQALAAEFIDINNTLIDFGHSLGLKMWTHNCRGNYDSRNMGGGSYVKIANLFLKQLKYDRFFLEWDDERAGSLEALAVFKEKPETEIVLGLLSSKTNTLDDEERVFRMLDEASRIIDKDRLLLSHQCGFASCDGGNELTEAEQWAKINQGQRIAQQYWSK, translated from the coding sequence ATGAGCAGTAAATTCCAAACAGTAGGCAGTTTGTTGCGGCCGTCTGAACTTTTGAAATATAAAACACAAATAGAACATCGGGATGACATCAGCTATCCGTTCTATCAAGATTTTGAGGGTTATGAGCAGTGTGAAACAGAGGCAATTAAGGCTGTTGTTGAAAAACAAATTGAGCATGATTTGTCCATTATTACGGATGGTGAATATTCCAAATCCATGTGGCATCTAGATTTTGTGTGGGGATTTCAAGGAGTTGATCGCTATATTGCGGATCATGGATATTTTTTCCGCGATATTGATGGAAGCTCGAAATATGAGACGCGAAAAGATATTGGTTTGCGGATTACAGGTGAATTGAGCGGAAAGAATCATCATTTCATTGGCATATTCAAACAACTTCAAGCTCTTGCTGGCGACCGTGAAACGAAGCTATGCGTACCTTCGCCATCCCATATTTTTGGTGAATTGTCATGGTCGGATAACATTGGCGGCAAAGACGCGGTTTACAAGGATAGACATGAGCTTAAAAATGGCCTCGTCCAGGCATATAAAGAATTTGTTGAGGAATTCGCTGCTGCTGGCGGGAAAATTCTGCAATTTGACGATTGCTTATGGGAACTGTTTGCGGATGACAACCCGAATTCTCCGTATACCGGTGAACATATCAATCAAGAGGAAGTCCAAGCTCTTGCTGCTGAATTTATTGACATTAACAATACATTAATTGATTTTGGCCATAGCTTAGGTCTGAAAATGTGGACGCACAACTGCCGCGGCAACTATGATTCCCGGAATATGGGTGGCGGCTCCTATGTGAAAATTGCTAATCTGTTCCTGAAGCAGCTTAAATATGACCGTTTCTTCCTAGAATGGGATGATGAACGCGCAGGTTCGCTTGAGGCGCTTGCCGTCTTCAAGGAAAAGCCGGAGACCGAAATTGTACTTGGTTTGTTGTCATCCAAAACGAATACGCTGGATGATGAAGAGCGAGTCTTCAGAATGCTTGATGAAGCATCTCGTATTATTGACAAGGATCGATTGCTGCTGTCCCATCAATGCGGATTTGCTTCTTGTGATGGAGGTAATGAATTAACTGAGGCTGAGCAGTGGGCTAAAATTAATCAAGGACAAAGAATTGCCCAGCAGTATTGGAGTAAATAG
- the rnr gene encoding ribonuclease R, producing MVTESELLDFMRETAYKPMTYQELEEHFHIADAKEFREFLKLLNRLEQEGKIILTRTHRYGMPERMDLVRGRLQAHAKGFAFLIPEDREHPDVYIHANDLKSAMNGDTVLVRVNSKSIAGGKLEGEVVRVVTRAVTQVVGVFQNEEAYGFVIPDDKRINRDIFIPKEGFNGAANGQKVVVRIVQYPEGRAAAEGEIIEILGHKDDPGVDILSIIRKHQLPEAFPDDVMEEAMSVPDEIDPAEIAKQGRRDLRDKVIVTIDGEDAKDLDDAVNVERLPNGHIKLGVHIADVGYYVREKSKLDQEAYNRGCSVYLVDRVIPMLPHRLSNGICSLNPKVDRFTLSCEMEFNEQMKVVKHDIFTSVIRTKERMTYTNVRKIVEDEDPEVTARYSELADMFRLMKELALKLRSKRMRRGAVDFDFEESKVIVDENGKPTDIVKRERSIAEQIIEEFMLAANETVAEHFHWLKVPFIYRIHEDPDQEKLLNFMMFVANFGYSVKGGKGDRVHPRALQSLLEDIQGTKEQTVISTMMLRSMKQAKYDAESTGHFGLAAEFYTHFTSPIRRYPDLVIHRVIREVIENGGALPAAREEYLASRMQEIAQQSSERERVAVEAERDTEQLKKAEFMLDKVGEEFPGIISSVTSFGMFIELENTVEGLIRLSAMTDDYYHFHEQHMALIGERTSKIYRIGDEVEIRVARVNMDDHTIDFEMVDMKPRRRGEGFEDGFGGRPGDKGSSKPWQAAGGKGGKNGGKAGKKAGAGKAFGKAGKGAGGKGKAAAGGKRGGKRGAGAGAAGDVGPAVSFGFGSGKGGYAPGPAPTSRKAGGSSGAGKGSRRKKTSASGIFIGGGSSGAPGADGKPPRKKR from the coding sequence ATGGTAACAGAATCAGAGCTGCTTGATTTTATGCGGGAGACCGCTTATAAACCGATGACCTATCAGGAGCTTGAAGAGCATTTCCATATTGCGGACGCGAAGGAATTCAGGGAGTTCCTGAAGCTGCTGAACCGTTTGGAGCAGGAAGGGAAAATCATACTGACGCGAACTCACCGTTACGGCATGCCGGAGCGGATGGATTTAGTGCGGGGACGGCTGCAGGCGCATGCCAAAGGCTTCGCTTTTCTCATTCCAGAGGATCGCGAGCACCCTGACGTATATATTCATGCCAATGATCTCAAAAGCGCGATGAACGGCGATACCGTCCTCGTGCGCGTCAATTCGAAAAGCATAGCCGGCGGCAAGCTGGAGGGCGAGGTCGTACGGGTCGTTACCCGGGCCGTGACCCAGGTTGTCGGCGTATTTCAGAACGAAGAGGCTTATGGCTTCGTCATCCCGGATGACAAGCGGATTAATCGCGATATTTTCATTCCGAAAGAGGGCTTTAACGGTGCGGCCAACGGCCAAAAGGTCGTCGTGCGGATCGTGCAGTACCCGGAAGGGAGAGCCGCTGCCGAAGGCGAGATTATCGAAATTCTCGGGCATAAGGATGACCCGGGTGTCGATATTCTGTCGATCATTCGCAAGCATCAATTGCCGGAGGCTTTTCCGGACGATGTGATGGAAGAGGCGATGAGCGTCCCCGATGAGATCGACCCGGCGGAAATTGCCAAGCAAGGGCGGCGCGATCTGCGGGATAAGGTCATTGTAACGATCGATGGTGAGGATGCGAAGGATTTGGACGATGCGGTGAACGTGGAGCGTCTGCCGAACGGCCATATCAAGCTAGGCGTGCATATTGCCGATGTCGGTTATTATGTGCGCGAGAAGTCGAAGCTCGATCAGGAGGCGTATAACCGCGGGTGCAGCGTGTATCTTGTGGACCGTGTAATTCCGATGCTGCCGCATCGGCTGTCGAACGGCATATGCTCCCTGAATCCAAAGGTAGACCGGTTCACGCTGTCGTGCGAGATGGAATTCAACGAGCAGATGAAGGTCGTGAAGCATGATATTTTTACGAGTGTGATTCGCACGAAAGAACGGATGACCTACACGAATGTTCGCAAGATCGTCGAGGACGAGGATCCGGAGGTCACGGCGCGCTACAGCGAATTGGCCGATATGTTCCGCCTGATGAAGGAGCTGGCGCTCAAGCTGCGGAGCAAGCGGATGCGCCGCGGGGCGGTGGACTTCGACTTTGAGGAATCGAAGGTGATCGTGGATGAGAACGGCAAGCCGACGGATATTGTCAAAAGAGAGCGCTCAATCGCGGAGCAAATCATCGAGGAGTTCATGCTGGCGGCCAACGAGACGGTGGCGGAGCATTTCCATTGGCTGAAGGTGCCGTTCATTTACCGGATTCACGAAGACCCGGATCAGGAGAAGCTGCTCAATTTCATGATGTTCGTCGCCAATTTCGGATACTCGGTCAAGGGCGGCAAAGGCGACCGTGTTCATCCTCGCGCGCTGCAGTCGCTGCTGGAGGATATCCAGGGGACGAAGGAGCAGACGGTCATCAGCACGATGATGCTGCGTTCGATGAAGCAGGCGAAGTACGATGCGGAGAGCACGGGGCATTTTGGGCTGGCTGCCGAGTTCTACACGCATTTCACCTCGCCGATCCGGCGTTATCCGGATTTGGTCATTCACCGGGTCATTCGCGAGGTTATTGAGAACGGTGGGGCTCTGCCGGCGGCGCGGGAAGAATATTTGGCCAGCCGGATGCAGGAGATTGCCCAGCAATCGTCTGAGCGCGAGCGGGTCGCCGTGGAGGCCGAGCGGGATACGGAGCAGCTGAAGAAGGCCGAGTTCATGCTCGATAAGGTCGGGGAGGAGTTCCCGGGCATTATCAGCAGCGTGACGAGCTTCGGAATGTTCATCGAGCTGGAGAATACGGTGGAAGGCTTGATCCGTCTTAGTGCGATGACGGACGATTATTACCACTTCCACGAGCAGCATATGGCGCTGATCGGCGAGCGCACGTCGAAAATCTACCGCATCGGCGATGAGGTCGAAATTCGCGTGGCCCGGGTCAACATGGACGACCATACGATTGATTTCGAGATGGTCGATATGAAGCCGCGGCGCCGGGGAGAAGGCTTTGAAGACGGCTTCGGCGGGCGCCCGGGCGACAAAGGCAGCAGCAAGCCGTGGCAGGCGGCTGGCGGCAAAGGCGGCAAGAACGGCGGCAAAGCCGGGAAGAAGGCCGGAGCGGGCAAGGCGTTCGGCAAAGCTGGCAAAGGCGCCGGCGGCAAGGGCAAGGCTGCGGCCGGGGGCAAGCGCGGCGGTAAGCGCGGTGCTGGAGCTGGAGCGGCCGGGGATGTCGGGCCAGCGGTAAGCTTTGGCTTCGGCTCCGGCAAAGGCGGCTATGCCCCAGGGCCGGCGCCTACGAGCCGCAAAGCGGGCGGCAGCAGCGGCGCGGGCAAGGGCTCGCGGCGGAAGAAGACGTCTGCGAGCGGGATTTTCATCGGCGGCGGCAGCAGTGGTGCGCCGGGCGCCGATGGGAAGCCGCCGCGCAAGAAGCGGTAG
- a CDS encoding ATP-binding cassette domain-containing protein — MTDSSKSPAVRFENVSFRYSEQSEWVIKDINFSITLGEWVSIVGGNGSGKSTLIKLMNGLLKPSLGRVHVLSENIEMTNLLKIRKSVVVVFQNLDEQIVGTTVEEDIAFGLQNLMLQRDEIISRVDRMMKLLQLEEYRNRPVRTLSGGQKQLVAIAGVLAMDPKIIVFDESTSMLDPQSTIHLHSLMSDLHQQGFTVIHVTHHPEDILKADRILVLNQGRLVFEGDVPTLMKQPEILQDAHTLPPFVVRFKESLYRRGIELSGGCKSEKELAKSIWEYISAM, encoded by the coding sequence ATGACCGATTCCTCCAAATCGCCAGCCGTCCGCTTCGAGAACGTTTCATTCAGATATTCAGAGCAAAGTGAATGGGTCATAAAGGATATTAATTTTAGCATTACGCTGGGTGAATGGGTATCCATCGTGGGAGGAAATGGTTCGGGGAAATCGACTTTAATTAAATTAATGAACGGCTTGTTGAAGCCAAGCTTGGGAAGAGTGCATGTCCTCAGTGAAAATATCGAAATGACGAATCTCCTTAAGATTCGCAAGTCTGTTGTGGTTGTTTTTCAAAACCTTGATGAGCAGATTGTGGGAACAACTGTTGAAGAAGATATTGCATTCGGTTTGCAAAATCTGATGCTCCAGAGGGATGAGATCATTTCGAGAGTAGACCGTATGATGAAACTACTGCAACTGGAGGAGTATAGGAACCGCCCCGTTCGAACCTTATCCGGAGGACAGAAGCAGTTGGTAGCGATTGCGGGCGTACTTGCCATGGACCCCAAAATCATCGTTTTCGATGAGTCCACATCCATGTTGGATCCACAAAGTACCATCCATCTGCACAGCCTAATGTCTGATCTTCATCAACAGGGATTCACCGTGATCCATGTGACTCATCATCCAGAAGACATATTAAAGGCAGATCGGATACTGGTATTGAATCAAGGTAGACTTGTTTTTGAGGGAGATGTCCCCACCTTAATGAAGCAGCCCGAGATTCTCCAAGATGCTCATACGCTACCGCCTTTTGTTGTACGCTTCAAGGAATCGCTTTATAGGAGAGGAATAGAGCTGTCAGGCGGCTGCAAATCGGAAAAGGAATTGGCTAAATCCATATGGGAATACATTTCTGCGATGTAA
- the smpB gene encoding SsrA-binding protein SmpB yields the protein MGKKNDGKVLAQNKKASHDYFIEDTFEAGMVLTGTEIKSIRNGRANISDAFATIRNGEIHIHNMHVSPFEQGNRHNPTDPTRARKLLLHKAQINKLLGLSKQEGYSIVPLKIYIRNGYAKLLIGLGKGKKQYDKREAAAKRDAQRDIQRILREKQKVAR from the coding sequence ATGGGCAAGAAGAATGATGGTAAGGTATTGGCGCAGAACAAGAAGGCTTCCCATGATTACTTCATCGAGGATACCTTTGAGGCAGGGATGGTGCTGACCGGTACCGAAATCAAGTCGATCCGGAACGGCAGAGCGAACATCAGCGATGCATTTGCCACGATTCGCAATGGCGAGATTCACATTCATAATATGCATGTGAGCCCGTTCGAACAAGGGAATCGGCATAATCCGACGGATCCGACGCGAGCACGCAAGCTGCTGCTGCATAAGGCACAGATCAACAAGCTGCTCGGCCTGTCGAAGCAGGAAGGGTATTCGATCGTGCCGCTGAAGATATATATCCGTAACGGCTATGCCAAGCTGCTAATCGGCCTGGGTAAAGGGAAGAAGCAGTACGACAAGCGGGAAGCCGCAGCCAAGCGCGATGCACAGCGCGATATTCAGCGCATCCTTCGCGAGAAGCAGAAGGTGGCGCGGTAA
- a CDS encoding ATP-binding cassette domain-containing protein: MKCITLSIPDGQFIAIMGSSGSGKSTLGQLSAGLLKPDKGTVYVDNIPINNRKSRSQLWNKIAYVSQFPEHQLFEETVFLDIGFGLRRMKYSDHEIMAKVKEAMELIGLDFERYKDRSPFQLSGGEQRLAALAGALIKEPNILILDEPTAGLDPSARMKLHALLTLLKRTRRISIVYITHDLQDALEHADRLILLHHGELVHDLKASVIQSVLDHPRIPLFPTPLLRLCKELEVIFPEIADLEIVQENKLLNYVSERILRISEMDNE, encoded by the coding sequence GTGAAGTGTATAACTTTGTCCATTCCCGACGGACAATTTATTGCGATCATGGGTTCATCCGGGTCTGGAAAATCCACGTTAGGTCAGCTTAGTGCGGGTTTGTTGAAGCCAGATAAGGGTACAGTGTACGTGGATAATATCCCGATCAACAACCGCAAAAGCCGTTCTCAATTATGGAACAAAATCGCTTATGTATCCCAATTCCCGGAGCACCAGTTGTTTGAAGAAACGGTATTTCTGGATATCGGCTTTGGCCTTCGCAGGATGAAGTATAGCGATCATGAAATCATGGCCAAAGTGAAAGAAGCCATGGAATTAATAGGGCTGGACTTTGAACGGTACAAGGATCGATCCCCTTTTCAGCTTAGCGGTGGAGAACAAAGACTTGCTGCATTGGCAGGGGCGCTGATCAAAGAGCCAAATATTCTTATACTAGATGAACCGACAGCCGGACTCGATCCGTCAGCTCGTATGAAGCTCCATGCTCTACTGACCCTTCTTAAGCGAACACGCCGAATATCCATAGTCTACATTACTCATGATCTTCAGGATGCATTGGAGCATGCAGATCGTTTGATCCTTTTACATCACGGAGAATTGGTCCATGACTTGAAAGCAAGCGTAATCCAAAGCGTACTTGATCATCCTCGCATTCCTTTATTTCCAACCCCACTACTGCGTCTATGCAAGGAACTTGAAGTCATTTTCCCTGAAATAGCCGATTTAGAGATCGTGCAGGAAAACAAGCTCCTCAACTATGTATCTGAACGAATCTTACGTATCTCGGAGATGGACAATGAATAA
- a CDS encoding PQQ-dependent sugar dehydrogenase, with amino-acid sequence MMKVKVSLRPIVSKINLPTVMKTAILPGDSVERLFIATQVGEIFYIGNGVIRTFLDIRPRVIKLGTSEPGVSRGGYDERGLLGLAFHPKFYYNGLFYLHYSVAGTQGPGALSEPFKPNPCDPGTLNLRWVNRETQYDHIDTVEEWILQTNGQPRKRRTLLQLRRPFFNHNGVNSLNFSPETGKLILTTGDGGSGYDPFNLSQDDMEIAGKIIEIDIVKHTFIHDPPVVTRFNEFPAPIQETLTVIAKGVRNIPGISFQRYYNSYIKYVGNVGQDLVESIFSFVHYKPIPVTQLIQASFMNSELDQEGFINFGWRGWEGAFPASFIRGCSANPTLDEKTTAYYDEAIQTSVRRIQPLTSYYHKDPRPDKFGGTALTGVQSYIGNQIPSLTGSVVFTDLARNEGDGSQVKGVLAYTRVRADCKLNDFSVIETDYNFGSQSAYYVSLGSNLDQTRLYLGVYSSMKVTDFNQGTVFEIIP; translated from the coding sequence TTGATGAAAGTTAAGGTGAGTTTACGGCCTATTGTAAGTAAGATCAATTTACCCACTGTTATGAAAACAGCTATACTTCCGGGCGATTCAGTTGAACGATTGTTTATTGCAACCCAGGTTGGAGAAATCTTTTACATAGGCAATGGAGTTATAAGAACTTTTTTGGATATTCGCCCGCGAGTCATCAAGCTAGGTACTTCTGAACCGGGTGTTTCTCGTGGTGGATATGATGAACGGGGATTGCTAGGGCTGGCGTTTCATCCCAAGTTTTATTATAACGGTCTGTTTTATCTTCATTATTCAGTAGCTGGAACACAAGGTCCAGGTGCTCTTTCTGAACCTTTTAAGCCTAATCCGTGCGATCCCGGAACTTTAAACTTAAGGTGGGTAAATAGAGAAACTCAGTATGATCATATTGATACCGTCGAAGAATGGATTTTACAAACGAATGGTCAACCTCGTAAACGGCGGACACTACTTCAATTAAGAAGGCCATTTTTTAATCATAACGGTGTCAATAGCTTAAACTTTTCACCTGAAACAGGAAAGCTTATTCTAACAACCGGAGATGGAGGATCAGGGTATGATCCATTTAATTTAAGTCAGGACGATATGGAGATAGCCGGTAAAATCATAGAAATTGATATAGTTAAGCATACATTTATCCATGATCCACCTGTAGTCACACGTTTTAATGAATTTCCCGCACCTATTCAGGAAACCCTTACGGTCATTGCCAAAGGGGTTCGCAATATACCAGGCATTTCATTTCAAAGGTATTATAATTCATATATCAAATATGTGGGAAATGTTGGTCAGGATTTGGTAGAATCGATTTTTTCATTCGTTCATTATAAACCCATACCGGTTACTCAGCTTATTCAAGCTTCTTTCATGAATTCTGAACTTGATCAAGAAGGATTTATTAACTTTGGCTGGCGAGGATGGGAAGGAGCTTTTCCTGCTTCGTTTATAAGGGGCTGCTCTGCAAATCCGACTTTGGATGAGAAAACAACTGCTTATTACGATGAAGCCATACAAACTTCTGTGAGGCGAATTCAGCCTTTAACAAGTTATTATCATAAAGATCCCAGACCTGATAAATTTGGAGGAACTGCACTTACAGGTGTCCAGTCATATATAGGGAATCAAATTCCTAGTTTAACGGGTAGCGTTGTGTTTACCGATCTTGCCCGGAATGAAGGGGATGGCTCTCAGGTTAAAGGGGTTTTAGCTTATACTAGGGTAAGAGCGGATTGTAAACTAAATGATTTTAGTGTGATTGAAACCGATTATAATTTTGGATCTCAATCCGCTTATTATGTGAGTTTGGGGTCGAATTTAGATCAAACCAGACTATATTTAGGGGTTTACAGCTCTATGAAAGTAACTGATTTCAACCAAGGTACTGTGTTTGAAATCATTCCATAA
- a CDS encoding energy-coupling factor transporter transmembrane component T, producing MNNLGALSSLQYVAGDSLLHRLDPRSKYGFAISYLVTLVSSNSLITSWVGMVIVISSYLLSGFHLLMVWNNLRGIIVVLFILGSIQASLNGIEAAALMTLKVLSFFLMITLMLSTTPPEKQIEGLRKLLSPVRRLGINTETFVFMFTVAVIYMPLLLEDTMRIMQAQRVRGLHNGRWNIARRSRDMLLLLIPVLLMILRRAERLSEAMESRCYQPGCERTGYVQLKIAKHDIVVLILAILLPFILLYPI from the coding sequence ATGAATAACCTTGGCGCATTATCCTCCTTGCAGTATGTAGCAGGCGATTCCTTACTTCACCGGCTGGACCCCCGTTCAAAGTATGGTTTTGCTATCAGTTATTTGGTAACCCTTGTTTCATCCAACTCCTTAATAACGAGTTGGGTAGGTATGGTTATCGTCATATCCTCCTATCTGCTTTCCGGGTTTCATCTTCTTATGGTATGGAACAATCTTCGAGGTATTATTGTCGTCCTATTCATATTGGGTAGTATCCAAGCCAGTCTAAATGGGATAGAAGCCGCAGCTCTAATGACGTTAAAAGTGCTTTCTTTTTTCCTGATGATCACATTGATGTTATCCACAACGCCGCCTGAAAAACAAATAGAGGGACTTCGTAAATTATTATCCCCTGTACGCCGCTTAGGGATAAATACGGAAACGTTTGTGTTTATGTTCACTGTAGCCGTTATTTATATGCCGCTGCTTTTGGAGGATACAATGCGAATCATGCAGGCACAGAGAGTCCGTGGATTGCATAACGGCAGATGGAATATAGCAAGGAGGAGCAGAGATATGCTTTTACTTTTGATACCTGTACTCCTCATGATTTTAAGGCGGGCAGAACGATTGTCAGAGGCCATGGAGTCCCGATGTTATCAGCCGGGATGCGAGCGAACGGGTTATGTTCAACTGAAAATAGCTAAACACGACATCGTCGTTTTGATTCTGGCGATCTTGCTTCCTTTTATTCTTCTGTACCCAATATAA